The following proteins are co-located in the Spirosoma montaniterrae genome:
- a CDS encoding DUF5916 domain-containing protein encodes MLHHLRYGAWLLVSLCVSTTLFAQSLRVLPTDSLIRVDGNLTESVWQRAEVAGNFIQNFPNDTMPALNRTDVRMTYDNGHLYVAVVCFDKNPEKRFIASSLRRDWEWDQNDNFTVYLDPFGDRTNGFTFNVTPLGVEREGQMFNGERVAPEWDNKWRSAVKTFPDRWQAELMIPLKSIRYRKDPDWFLMNFARHDLKNNQRTSWRRVPIAYRISALAFADTVRFATPLPNAGPNISLIPYVSGRLDDYRGEGGSRRLAGGIGFDAKIAITPSLNLDLTVNPDFSQVEVDQQVTNLERFEIFFPERRQFFLENNDLFANLGFEQSRPFFSRRIGIGRDTNTGVIVQNPILYGARLSGKIDKNWRIGLLNTQTARQNSRGITPQNYTVGIVQRQVFTRSNVVGFFVNRDGEGASPTASRYTRVAGAEFNLLTDDNRWSGKVWGHKAFRSDLEGKPLESAAHGLFLNYTSRNLTLEWAHEYIGAHYNINDVGFVARRGQWGFFPQAQYTFYPENNRWLVSHGPQLETTLYRDLTGKLLDRELFYGYNFALKNTMEFGGGYYNLFTYLFFPFDPTNLGGEKLPASTNYRQRGGFWFINSDRRKLLTLQAEGWTGGFFNGRNTNAQAVLNYRFQPYGSFGISAEHNNIRLPEPYNSARLWLIGPRLDLTFSRKLFWTTFVQFNNQTNNTLLNTRLQWRYAPVSDLFVVYQENYFPSSFASKNRALVIKLSYWLNV; translated from the coding sequence ATGCTTCATCATCTACGTTATGGCGCATGGCTGCTGGTCAGTCTGTGCGTATCTACCACACTTTTTGCACAATCGCTGCGTGTTTTGCCCACCGATTCGTTGATTCGGGTCGATGGCAACCTGACGGAGTCGGTCTGGCAGCGGGCGGAGGTTGCGGGTAATTTTATTCAGAATTTCCCGAACGATACTATGCCCGCCCTCAACCGCACCGACGTGCGCATGACCTACGACAACGGGCATCTGTACGTAGCAGTGGTGTGCTTCGATAAAAATCCTGAAAAACGGTTCATAGCATCGTCGCTGCGCCGGGATTGGGAATGGGATCAGAACGATAATTTTACGGTTTACCTCGACCCTTTCGGCGACCGCACCAATGGTTTTACCTTCAACGTAACGCCCCTCGGCGTAGAGCGCGAAGGGCAAATGTTCAACGGCGAGCGCGTGGCCCCGGAATGGGACAACAAGTGGCGGTCGGCAGTAAAAACATTTCCCGACCGCTGGCAGGCCGAACTGATGATTCCGCTCAAGAGCATCCGTTACCGGAAAGATCCTGACTGGTTCCTGATGAATTTTGCGCGGCACGACCTCAAAAATAACCAGCGTACTTCGTGGCGACGCGTGCCCATTGCCTACCGCATTTCGGCATTAGCTTTTGCCGACACGGTGCGGTTTGCCACGCCCCTGCCCAACGCCGGACCAAACATATCCCTGATTCCCTACGTCAGTGGTCGGCTCGACGACTACCGGGGCGAAGGTGGCAGCAGGCGGCTCGCGGGCGGCATTGGCTTCGACGCTAAAATTGCCATTACGCCCTCGCTCAATCTCGACCTGACCGTAAATCCCGACTTCTCGCAGGTCGAAGTCGATCAGCAGGTTACGAACCTCGAACGATTCGAAATTTTCTTCCCCGAACGGCGGCAGTTTTTCTTAGAAAACAATGACTTGTTCGCCAACCTCGGTTTTGAGCAGTCCCGCCCGTTTTTCAGTCGGCGCATCGGCATCGGGCGCGACACAAACACGGGCGTTATTGTGCAGAATCCGATTCTGTACGGCGCACGACTAAGCGGCAAAATCGATAAAAACTGGCGCATCGGGTTGCTGAATACGCAAACGGCCCGGCAAAACAGCCGGGGTATCACACCTCAGAATTATACCGTCGGAATTGTGCAGCGGCAGGTGTTTACGCGCTCGAACGTAGTGGGCTTTTTCGTCAACCGCGATGGCGAAGGGGCAAGCCCAACGGCATCGCGCTACACCCGCGTTGCCGGGGCCGAATTTAATTTACTGACCGACGATAACCGCTGGAGCGGTAAGGTATGGGGCCACAAGGCATTCCGGTCTGACCTGGAAGGCAAACCCCTCGAAAGCGCGGCTCACGGCCTGTTTTTGAACTACACAAGCCGCAACCTGACGCTGGAGTGGGCGCACGAATACATCGGGGCACACTATAACATCAACGACGTGGGCTTTGTGGCCCGGCGCGGGCAGTGGGGCTTTTTTCCGCAGGCGCAGTACACCTTCTATCCCGAAAACAACCGGTGGCTCGTGAGTCACGGCCCACAGCTTGAAACAACCCTTTATCGGGATTTAACCGGTAAATTGCTCGACCGGGAATTATTCTACGGCTACAATTTCGCGCTGAAAAATACAATGGAGTTTGGCGGAGGGTACTACAACCTGTTCACGTACCTGTTTTTTCCGTTCGATCCGACGAACTTAGGTGGCGAGAAACTGCCCGCCAGCACCAACTACCGACAACGGGGCGGATTCTGGTTTATAAACAGCGACCGGCGCAAGCTGCTTACGCTACAGGCCGAAGGCTGGACAGGTGGCTTCTTCAACGGACGTAATACCAATGCTCAGGCCGTACTCAACTACCGGTTCCAGCCCTACGGTTCGTTTGGCATCTCAGCCGAGCATAATAATATTCGGCTACCTGAACCGTATAATTCGGCCAGACTCTGGCTGATTGGCCCGCGCTTAGACCTGACCTTCTCGCGTAAGCTGTTCTGGACTACGTTCGTTCAGTTTAACAACCAAACCAACAATACGCTGCTGAACACGCGCCTGCAATGGCGATACGCGCCTGTTTCGGACTTATTTGTGGTGTATCAGGAAAATTATTTTCCCAGTTCGTTTGCCAGCAAAAACCGGGCATTGGTAATAAAACTGTCGTACTGGCTGAATGTGTAG
- a CDS encoding Gfo/Idh/MocA family protein, whose translation MTSSRRHFLQTASLISAAATFSPNVLLAATGPKKDRLGVALVGLGYYSTDLLAPALQQTKNCYLAGIVTGTPGKAEAWKKKYNIPDKNIYSYQTFDQIANNPDIDVVYVVLPPSMHEEYVVRAARAGKHVWVEKPMAVTAKECQNMIDACAKNKRSLTVGYRLHHEPNTQEYVKALRDGKIGKIQMVSCSAGYYDGRTDHWKQKKEMGGGVMYDMGVYVLQGARLATGEEPIAVTAQQFTTRPDVYKNGLDETTMAQLIFPSGARAAVQTSYGMNMNFLHVTGDKGTLRMEPYSPYNGVKGEFMGKSSGSINHPYDVPWQQAKQMDDDAEAILKNKPVLVPGEEGLRDIKIVEAIYQAARTGREVKIS comes from the coding sequence ATGACCTCTTCCCGCAGACACTTCCTCCAGACCGCATCCCTCATCAGCGCAGCCGCAACGTTTTCGCCCAATGTGTTGCTGGCCGCTACAGGTCCGAAAAAAGACCGGCTCGGCGTGGCCCTCGTGGGGCTGGGCTATTACAGCACCGACCTGCTGGCTCCCGCTTTGCAGCAGACCAAAAACTGCTACCTCGCCGGTATCGTGACCGGAACGCCCGGCAAGGCTGAAGCCTGGAAAAAGAAATACAACATCCCCGACAAAAACATCTATTCGTACCAGACGTTCGACCAGATTGCCAATAACCCCGACATCGACGTGGTGTACGTGGTGCTGCCCCCGTCGATGCACGAGGAATACGTGGTGCGGGCGGCTCGTGCTGGAAAACACGTTTGGGTAGAAAAGCCGATGGCCGTAACGGCGAAAGAGTGCCAGAACATGATCGATGCCTGCGCCAAAAATAAACGCTCACTGACGGTAGGCTACCGGCTGCATCACGAACCCAACACGCAGGAATACGTAAAGGCCCTGCGCGATGGAAAAATCGGTAAAATTCAGATGGTTAGCTGCTCGGCAGGCTATTATGACGGACGCACTGATCACTGGAAACAGAAAAAAGAAATGGGCGGAGGTGTCATGTACGACATGGGCGTATATGTATTGCAGGGTGCCCGTTTAGCCACTGGCGAAGAACCTATTGCCGTAACCGCCCAGCAGTTCACGACCCGCCCCGACGTCTACAAAAATGGTCTTGACGAAACCACGATGGCGCAACTGATTTTTCCAAGTGGAGCGCGGGCGGCTGTGCAAACGAGCTATGGCATGAATATGAACTTCCTGCACGTAACGGGCGATAAAGGCACGTTGCGCATGGAACCTTATTCGCCCTATAACGGGGTGAAAGGCGAATTTATGGGGAAATCCAGCGGCAGTATCAATCACCCGTATGACGTACCCTGGCAGCAGGCAAAGCAAATGGACGACGATGCCGAAGCGATCCTGAAAAACAAACCCGTGCTGGTGCCCGGCGAAGAAGGTCTGCGCGACATTAAAATCGTTGAAGCAATCTATCAGGCCGCCCGCACAGGCCGTGAAGTGAAAATCAGCTAA
- a CDS encoding carbon-nitrogen hydrolase — translation MSKNVNIGLVQMSCTADVESNIQKAIARIREAAQQGAQIVCLQELFTSLYFCDVEDHHNFSLAEAIPGPTTERLGNLAGELNVVIIASLFEKRAQGLYHNTTAVLDADGTYLGKYRKMHIPDDPGYYEKFYFTPGDLGYKVFDTKFARIGVLICWDQWYPEAARITSLMGAEVLFYPTAIGWDTTEPDPAQNTEQYNAWQTIQRSHAIANGVHVVSVNRVGEENGQQFWGGSFVANPFGSLLYLAPHEEEVVHVQSIDLALSDKYRTTWPYFRDRRIDSYQPITKRYIDE, via the coding sequence ATGTCAAAGAACGTCAATATCGGGCTGGTACAGATGAGTTGCACCGCCGATGTAGAGTCGAATATCCAGAAAGCCATTGCCCGCATCCGCGAAGCCGCACAGCAGGGCGCACAGATTGTTTGTTTGCAGGAACTGTTTACGTCGCTGTATTTCTGCGATGTAGAAGACCACCACAATTTCAGTCTGGCCGAGGCTATTCCTGGCCCTACTACCGAGCGGTTGGGCAACCTGGCGGGTGAATTGAATGTTGTCATTATTGCGTCGCTGTTCGAGAAACGGGCACAGGGGCTATATCATAACACCACCGCCGTGCTCGATGCCGACGGTACGTATCTGGGCAAATACCGGAAAATGCACATTCCCGATGATCCGGGCTACTACGAGAAGTTTTACTTTACGCCCGGCGATCTTGGCTACAAAGTTTTTGATACCAAATTTGCCCGTATCGGTGTACTGATCTGCTGGGATCAGTGGTATCCTGAAGCGGCCCGTATCACAAGCCTGATGGGTGCTGAAGTTCTCTTCTACCCTACGGCCATCGGCTGGGACACTACCGAACCCGATCCCGCTCAGAATACCGAACAATACAACGCCTGGCAAACCATTCAGCGGAGCCACGCCATTGCCAACGGCGTTCATGTGGTATCGGTGAACCGCGTCGGCGAAGAGAACGGGCAGCAGTTCTGGGGCGGCTCATTCGTAGCTAATCCGTTCGGGTCGCTGTTGTACTTGGCCCCCCACGAAGAGGAAGTGGTTCATGTTCAATCGATTGACCTGGCATTATCCGACAAATACCGGACTACCTGGCCCTACTTCCGCGACCGGCGCATCGACTCGTACCAGCCTATCACTAAGCGGTATATCGACGAGTAG
- a CDS encoding ArnT family glycosyltransferase — protein sequence MNAETACVFWSIGVLVGLSTLLWSLRKPHDRQLLVKQLSIVFRLHGCPNSVRWLTVAGFVLLYLPLLFLALYAPPSNLDSHNYHLNRILFWVWNQNLDHFPTVYGPQLYHNVFAEYVVMHTGLLTGSDQFVNLIQFSAMTGAVLSISLLAKEFGLNVRGQFLAGVLLFSLPIGLFESTTTQNDYITCYLFISFVVLGYRAIRHHDYKVMAWCLLALFFAGFTKYTALMFGLPFAVFFGINLLKQRGFVYSARILAMGLLLFGLIFGSFFYRNYQLYGSLIGPRPGTRLALEKLSCDTYSLPFTTANVLKNVGLHLGLPYSAYNRQIDSGMVALHRTLGVSLTEPAITMDHYHARFSMQEDMVPNTIHFCLLLLSSVFLFIRRDHGDVKILLILALLGFVLFCTLVKFQLWSSRTHMPLFAVGCVVIGYVVRRLLGMREIYLSTAMLLLSVVIVYGNPAKMLIPVRYVSQKLVAHVPRDISPPDSSHAKSFRNLLGPYYDTSVASIYPIRHTYSYRERQAIFQKLDSVAYFWHDKQGSILAKSRTEAYFANHLADYTSYSKLLPHIGPDVLNIGVAYLGENGFYHYWRVLNQPVQMRYIRYRHEFNALSNTHRRFRYNYILSDEIGTALRCTEPGNVAAVYKTDKLILVKLKRPSERVYLF from the coding sequence ATGAATGCCGAAACCGCCTGCGTCTTTTGGTCGATTGGCGTTCTGGTTGGGCTAAGTACGCTGCTTTGGTCGCTCCGAAAACCGCATGACCGTCAATTACTTGTCAAGCAGTTAAGCATTGTTTTTCGGTTGCATGGCTGTCCGAATTCAGTACGCTGGCTGACCGTTGCGGGATTTGTCCTGCTTTATTTGCCCCTGCTTTTTTTAGCCCTTTACGCGCCACCCAGTAATTTAGATTCGCACAACTACCACCTGAACCGGATTCTGTTCTGGGTCTGGAACCAAAACCTCGATCATTTCCCTACGGTCTACGGCCCGCAATTGTATCATAACGTGTTCGCCGAGTATGTAGTTATGCATACGGGTCTGCTCACAGGTTCCGATCAGTTTGTTAACCTAATTCAGTTTAGTGCCATGACTGGGGCGGTGTTAAGTATTAGTCTGCTGGCGAAAGAATTTGGGCTTAATGTACGCGGGCAGTTTCTGGCCGGTGTGTTACTATTTAGTTTACCGATTGGTTTATTTGAAAGCACAACCACACAGAACGACTACATAACCTGCTATTTGTTCATTAGCTTCGTTGTGCTGGGGTATCGGGCCATTCGTCACCACGATTACAAAGTCATGGCCTGGTGTTTACTGGCCCTGTTTTTCGCGGGCTTCACAAAATACACAGCCCTGATGTTCGGCCTACCGTTTGCTGTCTTCTTTGGGATAAACCTGCTGAAGCAACGCGGCTTCGTGTATAGTGCAAGGATTCTCGCAATGGGACTTTTGTTGTTCGGGCTAATTTTCGGTTCTTTTTTTTATCGTAACTACCAGCTTTACGGCTCACTAATTGGCCCCCGCCCCGGCACACGGCTGGCTCTTGAAAAACTTTCCTGCGATACCTATTCACTCCCATTTACGACCGCCAATGTGCTAAAGAACGTAGGTCTACACCTAGGGCTCCCTTACAGTGCCTATAACCGTCAGATCGATTCGGGAATGGTTGCGTTGCATCGTACACTGGGCGTTTCGCTGACCGAGCCAGCCATAACGATGGACCACTATCACGCCCGCTTTTCGATGCAGGAAGATATGGTTCCGAACACGATTCACTTCTGCCTTTTGTTACTTTCAAGCGTTTTTTTGTTCATACGACGGGATCATGGCGACGTAAAAATACTGCTCATACTGGCCCTGCTTGGATTCGTTCTGTTCTGCACGTTAGTGAAATTCCAGTTGTGGAGTTCGCGAACGCACATGCCGCTGTTTGCTGTTGGGTGCGTCGTTATTGGTTACGTTGTTCGGCGGCTTTTAGGTATGAGAGAAATTTACCTAAGCACTGCCATGCTACTATTATCGGTGGTAATTGTCTACGGCAATCCGGCAAAAATGCTGATTCCGGTGCGCTATGTTTCTCAGAAGCTCGTGGCTCATGTTCCGCGCGACATTTCACCCCCGGATAGTAGTCATGCGAAGAGTTTTAGAAACCTGCTTGGCCCTTACTACGATACATCAGTTGCCAGTATCTACCCAATCCGGCACACCTATTCGTATAGGGAACGGCAGGCAATTTTCCAGAAACTCGACTCGGTTGCTTATTTCTGGCACGATAAACAGGGCAGCATCCTCGCTAAAAGCCGGACCGAGGCTTACTTTGCTAATCATCTGGCCGACTATACGAGTTATAGTAAGCTGCTGCCGCACATTGGACCTGATGTACTAAACATCGGGGTTGCTTACCTGGGTGAAAATGGCTTTTACCACTATTGGCGCGTACTGAACCAGCCTGTTCAGATGCGCTACATTCGTTACCGCCACGAGTTCAACGCACTGTCAAACACCCATCGCCGATTTCGGTACAACTACATCCTTTCCGACGAAATTGGCACGGCCCTGCGCTGCACAGAACCCGGCAATGTAGCTGCTGTCTATAAAACCGATAAACTCATACTTGTCAAATTAAAGCGTCCGTCTGAGCGGGTCTATCTCTTTTGA
- a CDS encoding ROK family protein, with the protein MNVGIEIGGTKLQVVTSDASNTITQRFRYAVDRTQGATGILATIEQVIGQLPETPESIGVGFGGPVHWQTGRIATSHQVNGWAGFDLRSWFAERAPGASIQIENDANVAALAEARQGVATGFRHVFYVTLGSGVGGGMVVDGKLYHGASPGEAEIGHLWLVPPDADSPGQTIEQTVSGWAVDRQIRGLLPQLPADSVLKKLVEKSPDEAAAQFLHPAYETGDPVAKMLIEHVGSVLALGLSHVVHLFHPDAIVLGGGLSLIGEPLRAAVRQALPRFVMKAFQPPVVLLAKLGEDTVPVGALQLAISRQQ; encoded by the coding sequence ATGAACGTAGGTATTGAAATTGGCGGCACCAAGCTGCAAGTAGTAACAAGCGACGCATCGAATACGATCACCCAACGATTTCGGTATGCTGTTGATAGGACACAGGGAGCTACCGGTATTTTGGCAACTATCGAGCAGGTTATCGGCCAGTTGCCCGAAACACCTGAGTCCATCGGCGTGGGCTTCGGTGGGCCAGTCCATTGGCAGACGGGCCGCATTGCCACCTCGCATCAGGTCAACGGCTGGGCTGGCTTCGACTTGAGGTCCTGGTTTGCCGAACGCGCACCAGGTGCCAGCATACAGATCGAAAACGACGCTAACGTAGCGGCTCTTGCCGAAGCCCGACAAGGTGTGGCAACGGGATTTCGGCATGTGTTTTACGTTACGCTCGGCAGCGGTGTTGGCGGAGGGATGGTGGTAGATGGCAAACTCTACCACGGAGCCAGCCCTGGAGAGGCCGAAATTGGGCACCTGTGGCTCGTACCGCCAGACGCGGATTCGCCGGGACAAACCATCGAGCAAACCGTGTCGGGCTGGGCCGTTGACCGGCAAATTCGGGGCCTGTTGCCGCAATTACCTGCTGATTCGGTCCTGAAAAAATTGGTAGAAAAGTCGCCCGACGAAGCCGCTGCTCAATTTCTGCATCCAGCCTACGAAACTGGCGACCCGGTTGCCAAAATGCTGATTGAACACGTCGGTTCGGTATTGGCGTTGGGCCTCTCGCACGTTGTACATCTGTTTCATCCCGACGCTATTGTGCTGGGTGGGGGCTTATCGCTCATAGGAGAACCATTGCGGGCTGCGGTGCGGCAGGCTCTTCCACGTTTTGTGATGAAAGCGTTTCAACCACCTGTTGTGCTGCTGGCGAAACTCGGCGAAGATACTGTGCCGGTAGGCGCACTTCAGTTAGCTATTAGCAGGCAACAGTAA
- a CDS encoding D-sedoheptulose-7-phosphate isomerase encodes MNQTYLQNYVQQQKAAYDAIPLDRVEHLIGLVHQCWKDGRQLFAFGNGGSASNVSHFITDLGKSASDRMSQQEPGKRFRCLSLNENLSWITAIGNDYAYEDVYLRQLQNYAQPGDLVLTLSVSGNSPNVVNAIEWANTNGLTTIGLVGSKRGRVADIAHEVIVINDTHYGRVEDAQMTICHMICYSFIEQ; translated from the coding sequence ATGAATCAGACTTATCTCCAAAATTACGTTCAGCAGCAAAAGGCAGCTTACGACGCCATCCCGCTCGACCGGGTCGAACACCTGATTGGTCTCGTACACCAGTGCTGGAAAGATGGGCGGCAACTTTTTGCGTTTGGCAATGGCGGCAGCGCATCAAACGTATCGCATTTTATCACCGACCTCGGCAAGAGCGCGTCCGACCGTATGAGTCAGCAGGAACCCGGCAAGCGATTCCGGTGCCTGTCGCTGAACGAAAATCTCTCGTGGATAACGGCCATTGGTAACGATTATGCCTACGAAGACGTGTATCTGCGCCAGCTTCAGAACTACGCCCAACCCGGCGATCTGGTGCTCACACTGAGCGTAAGCGGCAACTCGCCAAACGTCGTCAACGCTATTGAATGGGCCAACACCAATGGGCTGACAACCATTGGATTAGTAGGCAGCAAGCGCGGTCGCGTGGCCGATATTGCGCACGAAGTTATTGTCATCAACGACACGCATTATGGCCGCGTGGAAGATGCCCAGATGACCATCTGCCACATGATTTGCTATTCGTTTATAGAACAGTAG
- a CDS encoding molybdopterin-dependent oxidoreductase, which produces MEANEKTDKIIDARMKLKRRFEEKMSQTPSVSDTKPRGSGPINRHGMPTVPIGQTVTTKWPVLDLGYQPSIPLDKWQLAIDGEVNNPVRLKWADLMALPQTEDVSDFHCVTTWSRLNIPWVGVRFMDLAALVDPKGSATHIMCYGYDGYSTNVSLEEALKPDVLLVHTADGQPLPREHGGPLRMITPQLYAWKGSKWIKRIEFLPKNQLGFWEERGYSDTAYPWRNDRYS; this is translated from the coding sequence ATGGAAGCAAACGAAAAGACGGATAAAATCATTGACGCGCGGATGAAACTCAAACGGCGGTTTGAGGAAAAAATGAGCCAAACGCCGTCGGTAAGCGATACAAAGCCGCGCGGGTCGGGGCCGATTAATCGTCACGGTATGCCAACGGTGCCTATCGGTCAAACCGTGACGACCAAATGGCCCGTACTCGATTTGGGTTATCAGCCCAGCATTCCGCTCGATAAATGGCAGTTGGCAATTGACGGCGAAGTGAACAACCCCGTGCGGTTAAAATGGGCCGATTTGATGGCTTTGCCGCAAACAGAAGACGTCAGCGATTTTCACTGCGTTACAACCTGGTCGCGGCTCAACATTCCGTGGGTGGGGGTGCGGTTCATGGATTTGGCCGCGCTGGTTGACCCCAAAGGCTCGGCTACGCACATTATGTGCTATGGTTACGATGGCTATTCAACCAACGTTTCGCTCGAAGAAGCCCTAAAACCCGACGTGCTGCTGGTACATACCGCCGACGGTCAGCCATTGCCCCGCGAACATGGCGGTCCGCTCCGCATGATTACTCCCCAGCTTTACGCCTGGAAAGGCTCGAAATGGATCAAGCGCATCGAATTCCTGCCGAAGAACCAACTGGGTTTCTGGGAAGAACGCGGCTACTCCGACACCGCCTACCCCTGGCGCAATGATCGGTATAGTTGA
- a CDS encoding flavin monoamine oxidase family protein translates to MLRRTFLGQSARILAASATAPQVIACTSTEEAFPDNTSFSGNVLIIGAGIAGLYAAHLLMQRGVDVTVLEASTHIGGRIRPLTGFADFAIELGAEEIHGQRTEWYKLIASAGGILQSADGGTDYVVWNGQARSDDTLSGDSGFRAAQTFVEQATNYSGATDQTVGQYFRASGLSAQAAPFVNAQIGNEYGTSMDRLSLRGITEEDRAWTAGDRNFILTNRSYLDSIRTAWSDVVGRVTTGAVVREVDYRNSQVTVTDQQGRKYTADRVIITVPLTILKAGDIQFTPALPSDKISALSNIGMGAGMKLILHFNRPFWPEGLGSLYGNGYVPEFWVTSAGRSQNQFVLTAFVMGEKAEFLSQQGSGATEIVLKELDALYAGRASQFVTKSYIMDWTKEPFIRGAYSFPVVGGGLVMRQALANPVQNKLFFAGEATHTAGHSGTAHGAMETGQRAAREVLVN, encoded by the coding sequence ATGTTACGCCGTACTTTTTTAGGCCAGTCGGCCCGCATTCTGGCAGCATCAGCTACGGCCCCGCAAGTAATTGCCTGCACGTCAACTGAAGAGGCATTCCCCGACAACACCAGTTTCAGCGGCAATGTGCTGATAATTGGGGCGGGGATAGCGGGCTTGTATGCTGCTCATCTACTGATGCAACGCGGTGTTGATGTAACGGTGCTGGAAGCATCAACCCATATTGGCGGACGAATTCGACCATTGACTGGCTTCGCCGACTTTGCCATTGAGTTGGGTGCTGAAGAGATTCATGGGCAGCGCACAGAATGGTACAAACTAATTGCCAGTGCGGGGGGCATATTGCAGTCGGCAGATGGTGGTACTGATTATGTTGTATGGAACGGGCAGGCTCGTTCAGACGACACACTGTCGGGCGATTCAGGCTTTCGCGCTGCGCAAACGTTTGTGGAACAGGCTACTAACTACTCCGGGGCTACTGACCAAACAGTGGGTCAGTACTTTCGGGCATCGGGGTTGTCGGCGCAGGCGGCTCCGTTCGTAAATGCACAAATCGGTAATGAATATGGCACAAGCATGGACCGGCTCAGTTTGCGCGGTATTACCGAAGAAGATCGAGCCTGGACAGCGGGCGACAGAAATTTTATACTTACCAATCGGTCATATCTCGATAGTATTCGTACCGCGTGGTCTGATGTGGTAGGCCGGGTAACTACCGGTGCGGTTGTGAGAGAGGTCGACTACAGAAATTCTCAGGTAACAGTCACTGACCAGCAGGGCCGCAAATACACTGCTGATCGGGTAATTATTACCGTGCCATTGACTATTCTGAAGGCGGGCGATATTCAGTTTACGCCTGCCCTGCCTTCTGACAAAATCAGTGCTTTATCGAACATTGGCATGGGGGCTGGTATGAAACTTATTCTACATTTCAATCGTCCGTTTTGGCCCGAGGGTCTTGGTTCGCTATACGGCAATGGCTATGTGCCTGAATTTTGGGTAACGTCGGCAGGACGTAGCCAGAACCAGTTTGTATTGACGGCTTTTGTGATGGGTGAAAAAGCCGAGTTTCTCAGCCAGCAGGGGTCGGGAGCTACCGAAATAGTTCTTAAAGAATTAGACGCGCTGTATGCTGGCCGGGCCAGCCAATTCGTGACCAAGAGTTACATTATGGATTGGACAAAGGAACCGTTTATTCGTGGTGCTTACTCGTTTCCTGTTGTTGGGGGTGGTTTGGTGATGCGGCAAGCGTTGGCGAACCCAGTGCAGAACAAGCTTTTTTTTGCAGGCGAAGCCACGCATACGGCTGGTCACAGCGGCACGGCTCACGGGGCAATGGAAACCGGGCAACGAGCGGCCAGAGAAGTGCTGGTAAACTAA
- the pheA gene encoding prephenate dehydratase has protein sequence MNLESLRNEIDALDDHLLTLLNQRMELVRKVGELKRTTNAVIYRPEREKQILDRLHGQNDGLLNRQAIEAIFLEIFAVSRNLELPERVAYLGPEGSFTHQAAESRFGAMSAYTALPTIRSVFESVETGRARFGVVPIENNQEGIVSEAIDLLLEKDLTIAAEAQIPVHFTFATQTENLADITHIYSKDIAFRQCSKFLNDTFDGLKAELVPVESTSKAAKLAGQQPHTAAICSGIAAKLFDVPVLFDNIEDSDLNRTRFLILAKEFVNQPSGYDKTTLIARLPNTEKPGVLAEFLQEFNARSINLTKIESRPLREGATFRYWFLLECEGHANDPDLQEVLNHHAADVKLLGSYVRMA, from the coding sequence ATGAATTTAGAGTCTCTCCGTAACGAAATCGATGCCCTCGACGACCACTTGCTGACGCTGCTGAATCAGCGCATGGAACTGGTCAGGAAAGTGGGCGAACTGAAACGTACTACCAACGCCGTTATTTACCGCCCCGAACGCGAAAAACAAATTCTCGACCGGCTTCATGGTCAGAACGATGGCTTACTGAACCGGCAGGCTATCGAAGCTATTTTTCTGGAAATCTTCGCCGTATCGCGCAATCTTGAGCTGCCCGAACGTGTGGCCTATCTGGGACCGGAAGGTAGCTTTACGCATCAGGCCGCCGAGAGCCGGTTTGGGGCTATGAGTGCCTACACCGCTCTGCCTACCATTCGGTCGGTGTTTGAAAGCGTTGAAACGGGCCGGGCGCGGTTTGGTGTGGTGCCCATCGAAAACAATCAGGAAGGTATCGTGAGCGAAGCCATTGATTTGCTGCTCGAAAAAGACCTGACCATTGCCGCCGAAGCGCAGATTCCGGTTCATTTTACGTTTGCCACCCAAACCGAAAATCTGGCCGACATCACGCACATTTATTCGAAAGACATTGCGTTTCGGCAGTGCAGCAAATTCCTGAACGATACGTTCGATGGGCTAAAGGCCGAACTCGTACCGGTAGAATCGACCTCGAAAGCCGCCAAACTTGCCGGGCAACAACCCCATACGGCGGCCATCTGCTCAGGCATCGCGGCCAAACTGTTCGACGTGCCGGTGCTGTTCGATAATATCGAAGACTCAGACCTGAACCGGACGCGCTTTCTGATTCTGGCGAAAGAGTTTGTCAATCAGCCCAGTGGTTATGATAAAACCACGCTGATTGCCCGTTTGCCCAATACTGAAAAACCGGGTGTGCTGGCCGAATTTCTTCAGGAATTCAATGCCCGCAGCATCAACCTGACCAAGATAGAAAGTCGTCCGTTGCGCGAGGGGGCCACATTCCGGTATTGGTTCCTGCTCGAATGCGAAGGTCACGCCAACGATCCCGACTTGCAAGAGGTTCTGAACCACCACGCGGCTGATGTGAAGTTGCTGGGCAGTTACGTCAGAATGGCATAA